TTTAGAACTCATGGGGGCTGACATTCAACTGGAAAATCAGCGCGAAGTCGCTGGGGAACCAGTCGCGGATTTAAGAGTGCGTTCCAGTGGTTTAAAAAGCTGCACCATTGCCGGGGATATCATTCCCAGAATGATTGATGAGATTCCCATTTTAGCAGTAGCGGCAGTATTTGCCGAAGGTACAACGGTTATTCGGGATGCAGAGGAATTGCGAGTTAAAGAAAGCGATCGCATTACCGTGATGGCGCAGCAACTCAATAAAATGGGTGCAAAGGTGAGTGAATTACCCGACGGTATGGAAATCACTGGCGGTACTCCCTTAGTGGGTACTGATGTCGATAGTTATACAGATCATCGCATTGCCATGAGTTTAGCGATCGCATCTTTAGTTTCCACCGGAATCACCACCATTCACCGTGCAGAAGCCGCCGCCATTTCTTACCCCGACTTCACCGCCACACTACAAGGAATACTGAATACATAAGTAAAGTGTGACACACATAATTGTGTGCATCAACATCAATATCGTGGGGTGGGCTTCTAGCCCGCCTAGAACAGGCAAGACTTGTACTGAGCTTGTCGAAGTATGCCTGATGCACTACTTTAGCTGTGTCGCGCCAGAAGCTGCTATTTTGTACCCACTTCATCCCGGTTATGAGGCGCATCAAAATCAATCACAGGGCCTTTCGGCACAATGCGGGTGGGGTTAACATTGGGATGACTTCTGTAATAATGCCGTTTAATGTGGTCAAAATTACAAGTTTCCTTCACACCCGGTAATTGATAAAGTTCTTTGAGATAATTCCACAAATTAGGATACTCAACTATCCGACGTATATTGCATTTAAAATGCACATAATAAACTGCATCGAAACGCAGCAAAGTAGTAAACATACACCAATCAGCTTCAGTCACTTGATCCCCGCAGAGATAGCGCTGTTTTCCTAATATAATCTCCCAGTCATCAAGGGCGGCAAATAACTCTGTTACCGCCTGATCATAAGCTGATTGAGAAGTAGCAAATCCCGCCCGATATACCCCATTATTGATCGGTTGGTAAATAGCATCAATCGTCTCGTCAATTAGTTTTTGTAAACTTTCTGGATAAAAATTGATATCTTCTTGAGCAAAAGCATTGAATTGGGTATCAAACATCCGCATAATTTCGCGGGATTCATTATTGACAATTGTCCCCTTTTCCTTGTCCCATAATACTGGCACTGTTACCCGTCCACTGTAGTTAGGATCAGCTTTCAGATAAAGTTGCCAAAGATATTTAGTACCATTGACCGTATCAGGAA
This Nodularia sp. LEGE 06071 DNA region includes the following protein-coding sequences:
- a CDS encoding glutathione S-transferase family protein yields the protein MGLGILKDGQWISRRDQEDSEGKFIRPSTTYRDQITTDGSSGFKAEPGRYHLYISWACPWACRTAIIRQLKGLEDVIGLSVVGAEIEQNSWEFTDESGAIPDTVNGTKYLWQLYLKADPNYSGRVTVPVLWDKEKGTIVNNESREIMRMFDTQFNAFAQEDINFYPESLQKLIDETIDAIYQPINNGVYRAGFATSQSAYDQAVTELFAALDDWEIILGKQRYLCGDQVTEADWCMFTTLLRFDAVYYVHFKCNIRRIVEYPNLWNYLKELYQLPGVKETCNFDHIKRHYYRSHPNVNPTRIVPKGPVIDFDAPHNRDEVGTK